The stretch of DNA AGGTGACCGTGCACGTCGGCGGGGACGTCCGGGAACCGGGGGTGGTCACCCTCCCGGCCGGGTCGCGGGTGACCGACGCGATCGACGCCGCGGGCGGCCTCGCCCCGGACGCCGACCCCGGTTCGCTGAACCTGGCCCGCCCGGTCGCCGACGGCGAGCAGATCCTGGTCGGCGAGGAGCACCTCCCGCAGCCGCCCCCGTCGGGCGCTCCCCCTCCCGGCGCCCCCGGAGCGCCCGCGGCCCCCGGCGGCCGGATCGACCTGAACACCGCGACCCCGGAGCAGCTCCAGGAGCTTCCCGGCGTCGGCCCCGTCCTCGCCGAGCGCATCATCGCCTTCCGCACCCAGAACGGCGGCTTCTCCTCCGTCGACCAGCTCCACGACGTCAGCGGCATCGGCGACAAGCGGTTCGCCGAACTGGAGCCCCTCGTCCAGGTCGGCGGGGCGCCTCCCGCACCGCCCTGAGGCCGCCGATGGGAGTCCCGCCCGCCTGCGCCGATCCGCCCCGCCTCGTCGAGCCCAGGGCTGTCGCTTCTCCCGGCCCTGACCGCACACCCCGCACCTCGGCCGCGAGACCGGGCCAAGGCGGCAAGCCCGGGCTCGACGTCGCCGTGACCGCCGCGGGGCGCCCGCTGGTGTCCTGAAACGTTGATTCGATGATGATCAAGACGGGGCCTTCCGGCGGGGCCCTGCCGGTACCGTCCAGCGCTCGGCCGCCTCGGCCGCTCGGCCCTACCTCCGGCGGCCTGCGCCCGCCCTCCGCGGGGACGTTTCCGCTCCCGGAATCCTCATCGAATCAGCGGGCGGCGCCGTACCCGGGTGGGGCCGTGCTGGCGGGACGGGGTTTCCCGGCGGAGCGGTCGCCGCCGGCCTTCATCGGATCAGCGACTCAGGACACCAGATCGTCGATGGGGTTCCTCCGGCCCCGCCCTGCCCCGCGCCGGCCCCGTTGATCTTGGAGGTGGCCCGCCGCTGTTGCGGCGGCGTTGCGGGTGGACGGCACCGCGGGAGGACGGGGCACCGCGGTCGTGCCGATCAGTACAGGTGGGCGCCCCGGTCAACGGGGGCCGGGTGTGGGGCCGGGGTCGGCGAGAAGGCCGGCGCGGAGCCGAGATCCGACGGAGGCGGGCGGTAGCGGGCGGGGCGGCGGCACGGAGACGTCGGGCTCCGGCCCGCCGTCTTTGCCCGGCCCGCCCGGGAGCGGCCTCCTGTTCCGGAGGCGGAGGGGAGCCGGGAGAAGACGGCGCTGCTGATCACGACGCGGGTGGGCGCGGGTCCTGGGCCCGCCCCGGTACCGGATCGATCTGCTGGAGGGAGTCCCGATGAGCCTGCTCGGAACCGACGCCCCGACCCGGGAGCGGGTGGCCGACGTCCGGCTGGTCGGTCCGGCCCTGGGGGTGTGGGCGACCGCCGTGCTGCTCGCCACCGGGAGCGCCCGGACCGCGCTGGGCACCGCCGGGGTCCTGCTGGCCTGCGCCCTCCTGGCGCTGGTGCCCGCGGTGCGGCGGGCGGGGTGGGCGGCGGCGGTCACGGCCGCGGCGCTGTGCTCTGCGACGTCGGCGCTGGCCTGCGCGGGACGGCTCGCGGCGGTGGAGTCCTCCCCGATCGCCGCGCTGGCGCGCACCGGCGGGGAGCTGACCGCCGAGGTGGAGGTGGCCGAGGTCCCGCGCCCGCGGAAGGGGCCGTCCTTCGACGGCGCCCCCGGGTTCACCGTCCCGGCGCACACCGTGTGGGCGGTCCCCGGCGCAGGGGCCGGGCGGGTGGCGATCCGGGTGCCCGTGGTGCTGCTCGCCTCGGGCGAGGAGTGGCGCGCCGTGCTGCCGAGCGAGCGGGTCCGGGTGAGCGGGCCGGTGCTGCCGGCCGGGCCGGGGACCGTGCACGGGCTCCTCCCGGTGCGCGGCCCTCCGGTCTCCACGGCCCCTCCCGTCCCCGCCCAGGCCTGGGCGGACCGGGTCCGGGGGCGGCTGCGCGAGGCGTCCGCCGGGCTCCCCGCCCCGGCCGACGCGCTGCTGCCCGCCTTCGTGGCCGGCGACGCCTCCGCCGTCCCGGAGGAGGTCGCCGAGGACTTCCGCGCCGCCGGCATGACGCACCTGATGGTCGTCTCCGGCTCCCACCTGGCGCTGCTCACCGGCGCGGTGCTGGTCGCCGGGCGGTGGCTGCGCTGCCCGCCGTGGTCGACCGCCCTGGCCGGCGCGGGACTCATCGGCGCCATGGTGCTGGTGGCCGGCCCCGGGCCCAGCGTGCTGCGCGCCGCGCTGATGGGGCTGATCGCGCTGCTGGCCACCGCGCTCGGACGGGACCGCACCGGGCTGGCCGCGCTGTCCGTCGCGGTACTGGTCCTGGTGCTGTTCGACCCGGCACTCGCCGTGTCCTACGGGTTCGCGCTGTCCGTCCTGGCCAGCGGCGGCATCATGGTCCTCGCCCCGGGCTGGAGCCGGCGGCTGGCCGCCCGGATGCCCGCCGCGGCGGCCGACGTGCTCGCGGTCGCCGCCGCCTCGCACCTGGCCTGCCTGCCGGTCCTGGTCCTGCTCCAGCCGGAGGTGGGCTGGGTCTCGGTGCCGGCCAACGCCGCCGCGGCGCCGCTCGTCCCGGTGGCGATGGTCGGCGGCTTCGGCACCGCCGCGGCCGCGCTGCTCTGGCCGGCCGGGGCGGCCGCCGCGGCATGGGTGCCGGGCCTGGCCGTGCTGGTGATCGCCCGGATCGCGGACGCGGCCTCCGGCGTGCCCTTCGCGTCGGTGCCGTGGCGGGGCGACGCGCTCGGCGCCGTCGGGATCGCCGCTCTGATCGCCGCCGTCCTGGTACTGCGCGGGCGGGCCAGGACGGTGCTGCTCGCGGTGGCGCTGTCCACGGCGGCCACCACCTGCGCCGTGCCCGCCTGGCCGCCGCGCGGCTGGGCCGCGGTGCTGTGCGACGTCGGCCAGGGCGACGCCGCCGTGCTGTCCGTGGCACCGGGTCGGGCCGCGGTGGTGGACACCGGCCAGGACCCGGGGCCGGTCGACCGCTGCCTGGCCGACCTGGGCGTGCACGAGATCCCGCTGCTCGTGCTCAGCCACGGCGACGCCGACCACGTCGGCGGCACCCCGGGGGCGCTGGCCGGCCGCTCCGCCGGCGACGCGCTGGTCCCGGACGGTTTCACCGCGCCGGCGGCCTCCGCGGCCATGGCCGCCGCCGGGGTCCGCCCGCACCCCACCGCCTCCGGGGACGTCTGGACGCTCGGCCCGTGGACGCTGCGCGCGCTGTGGCCCCGTCCCTCGCCGGGAGCGGCCGCACCCGAGGACGGCAATGCGCGCAGCGTCGTGCTGCACGCCCGCTGGGAGCCGCCGGACGGCGGACCGGCCGCGCCGCTGACCCTGCTGCTCACCGGGGACGTCGAGGAGAGCGCCCAGCGCGCGCTGCTGGCCGAGCCGCTGATCCGCGGGGTGGACGTGCTCAAGACGCCGCACCACGGCGCGGGCACCCAGGACCACGCCTTCCTCCGGGCGACCCGGCCGCGCACCGCCGTCACCTCGGTCGGCGCGGACAACCGCTACGGCCACCCGGCCCCCGAGACGGTCCGGGTGCTCGACTCGCTCACCCCCGCGCACTACCGCACCGACCTGCACGGCGACATCGCGATCCTGCCCGGCCGCACCGGCCCCGAGGTCGCCGTCCGCGGCCCGCTCGACCGGTGAGACCGCCGCCCCCGCCCTGCTCTACGCCACCGGCCGGCTGCGTCTGCGCCGCCCCGTGATCCGGCACCGGTACGCGCGGCGGCCGCATGCCCTGCGGCGCCTGGAGGCCGGCCCGGCGGAGGAGATGCGGCGGCCGGGAGGATCCGCTACGCCCTCGACCGGGTCGACCGCCTGCCCGGTGCCGGCCGTGGCCGGCGGCTCCCCTGACCGGTGCCGCTGCCGCGGCGGACCGCGGAGGCGGTGCCGGACGGCCGGCCCGCCGTGGCCGAGGGCTCCTCCCCCCTCCGACCTGTGCCGCTCGGAGGAGTGCGACCGGATCCCCGGCGGCCTCCTCGGCGGCATCGGACGGTGAGCCGCACCGCCCTCCGATCCGCACCGCGCGGTCCCCGGTCCATGGCATGCTGCTTTCATGGCTTCCACCCCTGTCGCTCCGCTGACCCTCGTGGTCGGCGACGAGGAGCTCCTGGTCGACCGGGCCGTCGCCGCGCTGGTGGCGCAGGTGCGGGCGGAGGATCCGGAGGTGGACGTGCACGATCTGGTGCCGTCGCAGGTGAGTGCGGGCAAGCTCGCCGAGGTGGTCTCGCCGTCGCTGTTCGGCGAGCGCCGGGTGGTGGTGCTGCGCTCCTGCCAGGACCTGGTCAAGGACCTGGCCGCGGAGGTCACCGGCTACCTCAAGGACCCCGCCGACGACGTCTCCCTGATGCTGGTGCACGCCGGCGGCGCCAAGGGCAAGGCGCTGCTGGAGGCGGCGAAGAAGGCCGGCGCGGCCAGGGTCGACTGCGCCAAGCCGACCAAGCCCGCCGAGCGGCTGCGCTTCATCAAGGACGAGTTCTCCCGGGCGGGGCGGCAGATCACCGCGGACGCCGCGCAGGGGCTGCTCGACGCGGTCGGCAACGACCTGCGGGAGATCGCGGCGGCCTGCACCCAGCTGGTCGCCGACACCGAGGGCCGGGTGGACGCCGCGGCGGTCGCCCGCTACCACTCCGGCAAGGCGGAGGCCAGCGGCTTCACCGTCGCCGACCGCGCGGTGGAGGGCCGGCTGCCCGAAGCCCTGGAGCAGCTGCGCTGGTCCCTTGCGGTGGGAACGGCCCCGGTGCTGATCAACAGCGCGCTGGCCGGGGCGGTGCGCGGACTCGCGGTCGCCGCCCAGCCGCCGCGCGGCGTCCCGGAGGCCGAGCTCGCCAAGCGCGCCAAGGTCCCGCCGTGGAAGCTGAAGACCCTCCGCCAGCAGGCCCGCGGCTGGACCCCGCGGGGCGTCGCGCACGCCATGCGGGTGATCGCCGAGACCGACGCCCTGATCAAGGGCGCCGGCCGCGACCCCGCCTACGCCCTGGAGCGGGCCGTCATCGAGATCGCCACCAACCGCGCCAAGCGCTGACCCGGCCGCACCCCGGCCCCACTCGGCTTTCCCGCCTACCCCGGCCCGTCGCTGTCACGGCGATGTTGAGGTAGCGCTGTGGTGCGGACAGGTGGGACTGCACCGCGGGCGGGTGGGGCGGTGCGGAGGGCGGGCGCAGGCCGCTGGAGGTGGGACGGGGGCCGCCGCCGGTTCAGCGGATGGTCTCGCCGCCGCGCCACACCCGGATGGTGTTCAGGCCGTAGGACCAGGCGAAGGCGCCCTCGTGGTCGGCGTCCCACTGGACGATGTCGGCGTAGCGCCCCGGGGCGAGGACGCCGATGTCGGTGCTGCCCAGGGCGAGTGCGCCGCCCGCGGTGGCGGCGCGCAGCGCCTCCAGCACGCTCATCCCGAACATGGACACCGCCAGCGAGATGGCCAGCGGCAGCGAGGTGGCGCCGGACTGGCCCGGGTTGTGGTCGGTGCCCAGCGCGACCGGGACGCCGTGGTCGAGCAGGGCGCGGATCGGCGGCCGGCGCTGCTCCAGCAGCGAGGTGGTGGGGCAGGCGACCACCGGGGTTCCGGTCTTGGCCAGCGCGAGGACGTCGTCCTCGTCGGTGTCGTGCAGCAGGTCCACCGAGTCGCACTGCATGTCGGCGGCCATCCGGACGGCGCCGTGCCGCGGTCTGGCGCAGGCGTGCATGTGGGTGCGGAGGCCCGCGGTGCGGCCCGCGGCCAGCAGGCGCTGCGCGTCCTCCGCGGTGAACTGGTGGTTGTCGCAGTAGACGTCGACGCCCTCCGCGCCGGCCTGCGCGGCGTCGCCCAGCCAGGAGGCGACGGCCTCGACGTAGTCGTGCGGGCGGCCGAAGTACTCCGGCGGCACGGCGTGCGCGGCGAAGAAGGTGACGTGCAGCCGGGGCATGCCCGGCTCCTCCTCAAGGGAGCGGAGCAGCCGGACGTCGGCCAGCTCGCCGTCCCGGGTGAGGTGGTAGCCGGTCTTGGTCTCCACCGTGGTGCACCCGGACAGCACCCAGCGCCGCAGCCGCTCCCGGACGGCGTTGCACAGGGTCCACGGGTCGGTCCCGCGGGTCACCGTGACGGTGGAGGCGACCCCGCCGCCGGCCCCGCTGATCTCGGCCATGGTGGCGCCGCCCGCGCGCA from Nocardiopsis composta encodes:
- a CDS encoding ComEC/Rec2 family competence protein, translated to MSLLGTDAPTRERVADVRLVGPALGVWATAVLLATGSARTALGTAGVLLACALLALVPAVRRAGWAAAVTAAALCSATSALACAGRLAAVESSPIAALARTGGELTAEVEVAEVPRPRKGPSFDGAPGFTVPAHTVWAVPGAGAGRVAIRVPVVLLASGEEWRAVLPSERVRVSGPVLPAGPGTVHGLLPVRGPPVSTAPPVPAQAWADRVRGRLREASAGLPAPADALLPAFVAGDASAVPEEVAEDFRAAGMTHLMVVSGSHLALLTGAVLVAGRWLRCPPWSTALAGAGLIGAMVLVAGPGPSVLRAALMGLIALLATALGRDRTGLAALSVAVLVLVLFDPALAVSYGFALSVLASGGIMVLAPGWSRRLAARMPAAAADVLAVAAASHLACLPVLVLLQPEVGWVSVPANAAAAPLVPVAMVGGFGTAAAALLWPAGAAAAAWVPGLAVLVIARIADAASGVPFASVPWRGDALGAVGIAALIAAVLVLRGRARTVLLAVALSTAATTCAVPAWPPRGWAAVLCDVGQGDAAVLSVAPGRAAVVDTGQDPGPVDRCLADLGVHEIPLLVLSHGDADHVGGTPGALAGRSAGDALVPDGFTAPAASAAMAAAGVRPHPTASGDVWTLGPWTLRALWPRPSPGAAAPEDGNARSVVLHARWEPPDGGPAAPLTLLLTGDVEESAQRALLAEPLIRGVDVLKTPHHGAGTQDHAFLRATRPRTAVTSVGADNRYGHPAPETVRVLDSLTPAHYRTDLHGDIAILPGRTGPEVAVRGPLDR
- the holA gene encoding DNA polymerase III subunit delta, whose product is MASTPVAPLTLVVGDEELLVDRAVAALVAQVRAEDPEVDVHDLVPSQVSAGKLAEVVSPSLFGERRVVVLRSCQDLVKDLAAEVTGYLKDPADDVSLMLVHAGGAKGKALLEAAKKAGAARVDCAKPTKPAERLRFIKDEFSRAGRQITADAAQGLLDAVGNDLREIAAACTQLVADTEGRVDAAAVARYHSGKAEASGFTVADRAVEGRLPEALEQLRWSLAVGTAPVLINSALAGAVRGLAVAAQPPRGVPEAELAKRAKVPPWKLKTLRQQARGWTPRGVAHAMRVIAETDALIKGAGRDPAYALERAVIEIATNRAKR
- the hutI gene encoding imidazolonepropionase — protein: MTVRLLTNIGRLWTGTDLLSNAAMLLRDDRVAWVGAAADLPQSLPGVIDDIVDVDEVENLGGGLVTPGLVDAHSHPVYAGNRYAEVAMRAGGATMAEISGAGGGVASTVTVTRGTDPWTLCNAVRERLRRWVLSGCTTVETKTGYHLTRDGELADVRLLRSLEEEPGMPRLHVTFFAAHAVPPEYFGRPHDYVEAVASWLGDAAQAGAEGVDVYCDNHQFTAEDAQRLLAAGRTAGLRTHMHACARPRHGAVRMAADMQCDSVDLLHDTDEDDVLALAKTGTPVVACPTTSLLEQRRPPIRALLDHGVPVALGTDHNPGQSGATSLPLAISLAVSMFGMSVLEALRAATAGGALALGSTDIGVLAPGRYADIVQWDADHEGAFAWSYGLNTIRVWRGGETIR